A single Anatilimnocola floriformis DNA region contains:
- a CDS encoding DUF72 domain-containing protein, with protein sequence MVIPTAANRLRIGCAGWNIPRNATASFPKAGSHLQKYATSLTAVEINTSFYRPHRPSTYARWAATVPANFRFSVKVPKQITHELRLRDASEPVEQFLTEVCELGDRLGCLLVQLPPSLQFESDVARSFFSHLRDSFVAGIACEPRHATWFSNDAHQLLGSYSVARVAADPELHPGAKEAGGTSALQYFRLHGSPQTYHSPYSGEYLEALANRLTTAGNAAQEIWCIFDNTAAGHAPENALQLKALTEQGVVSSP encoded by the coding sequence ATGGTAATCCCCACGGCTGCAAATCGACTGCGGATTGGTTGCGCAGGATGGAATATTCCTCGTAACGCAACTGCCAGCTTTCCAAAGGCAGGAAGCCATCTGCAGAAGTATGCAACTAGCCTAACTGCAGTCGAGATCAACACTTCATTTTATCGCCCCCATCGCCCGTCCACCTACGCCCGTTGGGCGGCGACTGTGCCAGCAAATTTCCGATTCAGCGTGAAGGTGCCCAAGCAGATTACGCATGAGTTGCGACTGAGAGATGCTTCAGAACCTGTCGAGCAGTTTCTGACAGAGGTTTGCGAGTTAGGCGATCGGCTTGGCTGCTTATTGGTCCAGTTGCCTCCCAGTTTGCAGTTCGAGTCCGACGTGGCGAGGTCTTTCTTTTCTCATCTGCGCGACTCATTCGTAGCGGGTATCGCTTGCGAACCGCGACATGCAACTTGGTTTTCGAATGACGCTCATCAACTGCTTGGAAGTTACTCCGTGGCCCGCGTCGCCGCAGATCCCGAACTCCACCCCGGCGCTAAAGAGGCAGGTGGAACTTCCGCGTTGCAATATTTCCGGCTGCATGGTTCACCTCAGACATATCACTCACCGTACTCAGGCGAGTACCTAGAAGCGCTGGCGAATAGACTCACTACTGCGGGGAATGCTGCCCAGGAAATCTGGTGCATTTTTGATAACACAGCAGCAGGACATGCTCCTGAAAATGCGTTACAGCTTAAAGCACTAACAGAGCAAGGGGTCGTCTCGTCGCCTTAA
- a CDS encoding SRPBCC domain-containing protein: MQDWRDVFSQRKRRINVDRVPGRRIAQAWRHRRFPKPIFSVAAVVLTPTTDGGTELVLTHRGVPKDLIPETERAWREHHLSRIKAHLTHLG; this comes from the coding sequence TTGCAAGATTGGCGGGACGTTTTCAGTCAGCGAAAACGAAGGATCAACGTCGATCGAGTTCCGGGTCGACGAATCGCTCAAGCCTGGCGCCATCGACGGTTCCCCAAACCAATCTTTTCGGTGGCGGCTGTGGTCCTAACCCCAACGACTGATGGCGGCACCGAACTCGTGCTGACGCATCGCGGAGTTCCAAAAGACCTGATCCCTGAGACCGAACGCGCTTGGCGCGAGCACCATTTGTCGAGAATCAAAGCTCATCTTACTCATCTAGGTTAA
- a CDS encoding mechanosensitive ion channel family protein encodes MQWLATNGPRVLAVIVFVFLARWISRLVGRKVVAAIVRRRGSLQGADRDARAETLGRVFQNATGTAILVLGTLAILDQVGVNVTVLLGGAAVIGAAVAFGSQNLIRDFVAGFMILVENQYSVGSVVKIGDVSGVVEDISLRTTVLRDEEGVVHFIPHGQINTVSNMTYSWSRAVLTIAVSYKEDVDRVMQILLEVAQQLSHDPGFSHSIIDEPEMLGVDALGDSSVSIKFLIKTRPMRQWAVKREVLRRIKKKFDELGIAIPFSQRVVQLVHVET; translated from the coding sequence GTGCAATGGTTGGCAACCAACGGCCCAAGGGTCCTTGCGGTTATTGTTTTTGTGTTTTTAGCAAGGTGGATTTCACGCTTGGTGGGACGAAAGGTCGTGGCCGCGATCGTGCGGAGACGCGGTTCACTGCAGGGGGCTGACCGCGACGCACGCGCGGAAACACTCGGACGCGTGTTTCAAAATGCGACTGGAACAGCGATTCTCGTACTCGGCACGCTAGCCATTTTGGATCAAGTGGGCGTGAACGTCACAGTGCTCTTGGGTGGGGCTGCCGTGATCGGCGCCGCGGTGGCATTCGGGTCTCAAAACCTGATCCGTGACTTCGTCGCTGGCTTTATGATTCTCGTCGAGAATCAGTACAGCGTCGGTAGTGTTGTGAAGATCGGTGACGTTTCTGGCGTCGTCGAAGATATTTCGCTCCGCACCACCGTGCTTCGCGATGAGGAGGGCGTGGTTCACTTCATCCCGCATGGGCAGATAAACACTGTCAGCAATATGACCTACAGTTGGTCTCGGGCAGTGCTCACGATCGCAGTCTCCTACAAAGAAGACGTCGATCGCGTGATGCAGATATTGCTCGAAGTGGCCCAGCAGCTCAGCCACGATCCAGGATTTTCCCACTCGATTATTGATGAACCCGAGATGCTCGGCGTCGATGCCTTGGGTGATTCTAGCGTTTCGATCAAGTTCCTCATCAAAACCCGCCCCATGCGCCAATGGGCAGTCAAACGCGAAGTGTTGCGACGAATCAAAAAGAAGTTCGACGAGTTGGGCATCGCAATTCCGTTCTCGCAGCGAGTTGTGCAACTCGTGCACGTCGAGACTTAA
- the glgX gene encoding glycogen debranching protein GlgX, translated as MRVWPGKHYPLGATWDGNGVNFALFSECATAVELCLFNSADDEKEFIRIPVTERRDLVWHCYLPDVRPGQIYGYRVDGPYEPGNGHRFNRNKIVLDPYAKGIGRNVRWCDDLWGYRIGDEQADLSFDERDSAHAAPLAVVIDPAFTWGDDRPPRRPWHETIIYEVHVKGFTKLHPEVPEELRGTYAGLTSPAAIAHLKSIGVTAVELLPVFQRCDDRHLVDKGLCNYWGYNTLGFFAPDLNYSFARTADETVKEFKTMVRGLHAAGIEVLLDVVYNHTAEGNQCGPTLTFRGVDNASYYRLSPEDPRYYMDFTGCGNGFNMRSPRVLQLIMDSLRYWVTEMHVDGFRFDLASALARELYEVDKLGAFFDILHQDPILAQVKLIAEPWDLGSGGYQVGNFPSQWSEWNGRYRDNIRRFWRAEGDTLSEFATRLCGSADLYEWSGRRPSASVNFVTCHDGFNLHDLVSYNEKHNLANGENNRDGANDNESWNCGAEGPTDNAEINALRERQKRNMLATLFLSQGVPMLLAGDELGKTQQGNNNCYCQDSEISWLQWDLSESQQQMLQFVRGIVALRKTQPVFCRQKYFQGRSIRRAEGEISDVGWIGTDGNEVSDEVWNAGFVKCLGLRMNGKLIGEVDDQGVPIEGDTVLLLLNAHHDPVPFMLPVPVDNAYWEPLMDTAQFPGQLSETKGGSQYEILGRSMALLRLTTPAKEEKQKEGFVSAEVLNEAGMSEPSVVVEST; from the coding sequence ATGCGTGTCTGGCCAGGAAAACATTATCCACTGGGTGCCACCTGGGATGGCAACGGAGTGAACTTCGCGCTGTTTTCCGAGTGCGCTACGGCGGTTGAATTGTGCCTGTTCAATTCGGCCGACGACGAGAAGGAGTTTATTCGCATTCCTGTGACCGAACGTCGCGACCTGGTGTGGCATTGTTATTTGCCGGACGTTCGGCCGGGCCAGATTTACGGCTATCGCGTTGATGGACCCTATGAACCGGGAAACGGGCATCGCTTCAATCGAAATAAAATCGTGCTTGATCCGTACGCGAAGGGCATTGGTCGCAACGTACGTTGGTGTGATGACTTGTGGGGATACCGGATCGGCGATGAGCAAGCCGACTTATCGTTCGACGAGCGTGACAGCGCCCATGCGGCGCCGTTGGCCGTGGTGATTGATCCCGCATTTACTTGGGGAGACGATCGTCCGCCACGGCGCCCGTGGCACGAAACGATCATTTATGAAGTACACGTGAAGGGCTTCACGAAGCTGCACCCGGAGGTGCCGGAAGAACTTCGCGGTACTTACGCGGGGTTAACTTCGCCTGCCGCGATTGCTCACTTGAAGAGCATCGGGGTGACGGCCGTCGAACTGCTGCCCGTATTTCAGCGTTGCGACGACCGGCACTTGGTCGACAAGGGACTGTGCAATTATTGGGGCTACAACACGTTGGGATTTTTTGCGCCCGACCTGAATTATTCGTTCGCGAGAACGGCCGACGAAACGGTGAAGGAATTCAAGACGATGGTGCGCGGCCTGCATGCGGCAGGTATCGAAGTGCTCTTGGATGTGGTTTACAACCACACCGCCGAAGGGAACCAATGCGGGCCGACATTGACTTTTCGCGGCGTCGACAATGCTTCTTATTATCGCCTGTCGCCGGAAGATCCGCGGTATTACATGGACTTCACAGGCTGCGGGAACGGCTTCAACATGCGCTCGCCTCGCGTGCTGCAGTTGATCATGGACAGCTTGCGTTACTGGGTAACGGAAATGCACGTCGATGGCTTTCGCTTCGACCTGGCAAGTGCGCTCGCGCGTGAACTCTACGAGGTGGACAAACTCGGTGCTTTTTTCGACATCTTGCATCAAGACCCGATCCTCGCCCAAGTCAAACTAATCGCCGAACCGTGGGACCTTGGTTCGGGCGGTTATCAGGTGGGCAATTTTCCTTCGCAGTGGTCCGAATGGAACGGCCGCTACCGAGACAATATTCGCCGGTTTTGGAGAGCGGAAGGCGACACCCTTTCGGAATTTGCCACACGACTTTGCGGATCGGCAGACCTTTACGAATGGAGCGGCCGGCGCCCGTCGGCGAGCGTCAACTTTGTGACGTGCCACGATGGCTTCAATCTGCATGACCTCGTGAGCTACAACGAGAAACACAATTTGGCCAACGGCGAGAACAACCGCGACGGCGCTAACGACAACGAAAGCTGGAACTGTGGCGCCGAGGGACCAACCGACAACGCCGAAATCAATGCGTTGCGGGAACGCCAGAAGAGAAACATGCTCGCGACGCTGTTTCTGAGCCAAGGCGTACCGATGTTGCTCGCGGGTGATGAACTCGGCAAAACGCAGCAAGGCAACAACAACTGTTATTGCCAGGACAGCGAGATTAGCTGGCTGCAGTGGGACCTCAGCGAATCTCAGCAGCAGATGCTGCAATTCGTACGCGGTATTGTGGCGTTGCGCAAAACGCAACCTGTCTTCTGCCGACAAAAGTACTTTCAAGGCCGTTCCATTCGCCGTGCGGAAGGGGAAATCTCCGACGTGGGCTGGATTGGCACCGATGGCAACGAAGTGTCCGACGAGGTGTGGAACGCGGGTTTCGTCAAGTGCTTGGGCCTGCGCATGAACGGCAAGCTGATTGGCGAGGTGGACGACCAGGGAGTTCCTATTGAAGGCGATACCGTTCTCCTGCTGCTAAACGCTCATCACGATCCTGTGCCCTTCATGCTCCCTGTTCCAGTCGACAATGCGTATTGGGAACCGCTGATGGATACAGCCCAGTTTCCAGGCCAACTCTCAGAAACCAAGGGCGGATCGCAGTACGAAATCCTGGGGCGCTCGATGGCATTGTTGCGCCTGACGACTCCCGCGAAAGAAGAAAAACAGAAAGAAGGGTTCGTTTCAGCGGAAGTTCTCAATGAGGCAGGTATGAGCGAACCAAGCGTCGTGGTCGAGAGCACATAG
- a CDS encoding HAD family hydrolase yields the protein MNTGRISLLVATAIVVVATAANSPAHAADPLPSWNDGPTKQAMVAFVEKVTKEGSPGFVPVAERIATFDNDGTLWCEHPVVQLVFAIDQLKVLVDKQPQLREKPAVAAALTGNMAYFEKEGEHAIAEIVFLTHAGMTVDKFHELAVKFFNTAKHPKYGVLLKEATYLPMRELLAYLQANGFKTYICSGGGIEFMRAVSEEIYGIPPEQVIGSAGVLEFQDKDAKAVLLKTPKLLTYNDKQDKPAGIELHIGRVPIFAAGNVRTGGDIAMLRYSQSSKHPSLQLLVDHDDGDREFAYAEKDGASLKAAKEHGWTVVNIKDDWKEIFSVKR from the coding sequence ATGAACACCGGACGCATCAGCCTTCTTGTGGCAACTGCCATTGTCGTCGTGGCCACGGCGGCGAACTCGCCAGCGCACGCTGCCGATCCGCTTCCTTCATGGAACGATGGCCCGACAAAGCAGGCCATGGTCGCTTTCGTCGAAAAGGTCACGAAGGAAGGATCGCCTGGCTTCGTCCCCGTCGCCGAACGCATCGCCACGTTCGACAACGATGGCACGCTCTGGTGCGAACACCCCGTGGTGCAACTCGTGTTCGCCATCGACCAGCTCAAGGTACTGGTCGACAAGCAACCGCAGTTGCGCGAAAAGCCGGCGGTCGCGGCGGCCCTAACGGGCAACATGGCGTACTTCGAGAAAGAGGGCGAACATGCCATCGCCGAAATCGTCTTCCTCACTCACGCAGGGATGACAGTGGACAAATTCCACGAGTTAGCTGTGAAATTCTTTAACACGGCCAAGCATCCGAAATACGGGGTGCTACTCAAGGAGGCCACCTACCTGCCAATGCGCGAACTGCTCGCCTATCTGCAGGCCAACGGATTCAAGACGTATATCTGCTCCGGCGGCGGGATCGAGTTCATGCGGGCCGTGTCCGAGGAGATCTATGGCATTCCGCCAGAGCAAGTCATTGGCAGCGCGGGTGTTCTGGAGTTCCAGGACAAAGATGCTAAGGCCGTGTTGCTCAAGACCCCGAAACTGCTGACGTACAACGACAAGCAGGACAAACCGGCGGGTATCGAGTTGCACATCGGCCGGGTGCCCATCTTCGCCGCGGGCAACGTCCGCACCGGCGGGGACATCGCGATGCTCCGGTACTCCCAGAGCAGTAAGCACCCGTCACTGCAACTGCTCGTGGACCACGACGACGGGGATCGCGAGTTCGCATACGCCGAGAAAGACGGCGCTTCGCTGAAGGCCGCGAAGGAACACGGATGGACCGTCGTGAATATCAAAGACGACTGGAAGGAAATCTTCTCCGTCAAGAGATAA
- the trhA gene encoding PAQR family membrane homeostasis protein TrhA, translating to MLQTLPAGERVNTVTHAAGCVLSIVGSGVLMARAVETAGPWRIAGCAIFSAALVAVYAVSTLSHAIAQPQRRRLFRILDQGLIYLLIVASYTPWSLAYLRTPFWWGFLAVMWSLAIVGTVSKLVLAHRIDSATLWSYLLLGWLALIPMAALLPSLPLAAAGTVFAGGVCYSAGTIFHHWDNREYHCHGIWHVAVIGGSLCHWYGVLVYIAGSRT from the coding sequence ATGCTCCAAACACTACCCGCCGGAGAGCGTGTGAATACCGTCACTCACGCCGCCGGATGCGTTCTGAGCATCGTGGGCTCGGGCGTGCTCATGGCTCGCGCCGTCGAGACGGCCGGTCCTTGGCGAATTGCAGGGTGCGCCATCTTTTCGGCAGCCCTGGTGGCTGTTTACGCCGTCTCCACTCTTTCGCACGCCATTGCTCAGCCCCAACGACGGCGGCTCTTTAGAATTCTCGATCAGGGCTTGATCTACCTGCTAATTGTGGCGAGCTACACCCCGTGGTCGTTGGCATACCTGCGTACGCCTTTCTGGTGGGGATTCTTGGCAGTCATGTGGTCGCTGGCGATTGTGGGCACTGTGTCGAAGTTGGTGCTCGCCCACCGTATCGATTCAGCCACCCTCTGGTCGTACTTGCTGCTTGGCTGGTTAGCTCTGATACCGATGGCAGCCCTCCTTCCTTCTCTTCCCTTGGCCGCTGCGGGAACGGTTTTCGCCGGTGGAGTTTGCTATAGCGCGGGAACCATTTTTCATCACTGGGATAATCGTGAATACCACTGTCACGGCATCTGGCACGTCGCCGTAATCGGCGGAAGTCTCTGCCACTGGTACGGAGTCTTGGTGTACATCGCGGGGAGCCGAACGTAG
- a CDS encoding PAS domain-containing hybrid sensor histidine kinase/response regulator: MNESFKATGTVGKTAHAPLQTTHRISEKYRALTEATGQAVWSWSPDGTVNDFERSREWWQELTGQSIEQQKASDDAWLEVVHPDDRAAAAAAWSTAITTSSKYDVEYRVRGRLGGWLYVRARGVPVQSVDGVTHEWVGTLEDVTLQHHAQIERERLLAEVDAERRKLEEVFQHAPSFIAVLRGPDHVFERVNEHYTKLIGGREVVGKPVREALPEIAGQGYFELLDQVFQSGQPKVVVDARVRLQNPGAPTERVLQFVYQPMLDLKGSVSGVIVQGIDLTEQRLAEAELARVTAASEWQRQMYETALSNTADFIYLFDTRGRFTYVNRALLDLWGKKLSEAVGRNFFELDYPAALAERLQRQIQEVIDTGRQLRDETPYTSAQGTAAYEYIFMPVFGASGAVEAVAGSTREITDRKRAEEGLRQSERRYRALVNATSDVVYRMSADWVHMQPLDGRGFLASTAEPTQDWMPQNVPEFEQARAWAAINQAIDAKTTFELEHQVNRADGTLGWTFSRAVPILDDAGNIVEWFGTASDITRQRHAEEELRDIRSRMEAALDAGAIGTWSWDVQADRFYGDTSLAKMFSVAQTDVAGGNLSRVMRSIHPDDRREVIELIQQALATSERYEADYRIAQPDGSWKWVTARGKIERDAAGQAVRFPGVVIDVTDWKRAKEQLVKVTEESERRRRVYETILSNTPDLAYVFDLNYRIAYANEILLRMWGRTSKQSIGATLLELGYEPWHAEMHNREIDQVRATRASIRGEVPFNGTFGRRVYDYIFVPIFGANGEVEAVAGTTRDVTERKEAEEALRDADRKKDDFLALLAHELRNPLAPIRNGLQVLRLAEHDPQTVAEARDMMDRQLSHMVRLIDDLLDISRITRNKMELRRARVSLAEIVGVAVEAAGSAIQSSGLQLTVKLPPQAISLDADLTRLAQVFSNLLTNSAKYTPAGGKIWLTAERVANEVVVSVRDTGIGIPVNALPTIFDMFSQVDRSMERSKGGLGIGLALVKGLVEMHGGSVAAESVEGSGSTFTVRLPICSQAHAENSTNGGAEPIRDIRRRILVVDDNHDGARSMAKMLQLLGNEVATAHDGQEAVETADAFRPDVILMDLGLPRLNGLEATRQIRERKWGREVTIIALTGWGQENDREQSRQAGCDGHLVKPVSLSDLEKVLTDIVGH, encoded by the coding sequence ATGAACGAAAGTTTCAAGGCGACAGGAACTGTTGGCAAGACAGCGCACGCACCACTGCAGACCACGCATCGCATTAGCGAAAAATATCGGGCATTGACTGAGGCCACGGGACAGGCAGTCTGGTCGTGGTCCCCCGATGGCACAGTCAACGACTTCGAACGGTCACGTGAGTGGTGGCAAGAGCTGACCGGCCAATCCATTGAGCAGCAGAAAGCAAGCGACGATGCCTGGCTTGAGGTTGTCCACCCAGACGATCGAGCTGCCGCGGCTGCGGCTTGGTCCACTGCCATCACGACCAGTTCGAAATACGATGTCGAGTATCGCGTGCGCGGCCGACTGGGTGGCTGGCTCTATGTGCGGGCTCGCGGTGTGCCCGTGCAAAGTGTTGACGGGGTAACTCACGAGTGGGTCGGCACCCTGGAAGACGTCACTTTGCAACATCACGCTCAAATCGAGCGCGAGCGATTGCTGGCCGAAGTAGATGCCGAACGACGCAAGCTCGAAGAAGTATTTCAACACGCCCCTTCGTTTATCGCCGTGCTCCGCGGGCCCGATCATGTTTTTGAGCGAGTCAACGAACACTACACTAAATTGATCGGCGGCCGCGAGGTCGTCGGAAAGCCAGTTCGCGAAGCCCTTCCCGAAATTGCTGGGCAGGGTTATTTCGAACTTCTCGACCAGGTATTTCAAAGTGGTCAACCAAAGGTCGTTGTCGATGCGCGTGTCCGGTTGCAGAATCCAGGCGCGCCGACTGAGCGTGTGTTGCAGTTCGTCTATCAACCGATGTTGGATTTGAAGGGAAGTGTATCTGGAGTTATCGTCCAAGGGATCGATCTCACGGAGCAACGGTTGGCTGAAGCCGAACTCGCTCGTGTCACGGCCGCGTCGGAATGGCAGCGGCAAATGTACGAAACGGCCCTCTCGAACACGGCGGACTTTATCTATCTGTTCGATACCCGTGGTCGCTTTACTTATGTCAACAGAGCGCTGCTCGATCTGTGGGGAAAAAAGCTTTCGGAAGCGGTCGGCCGGAACTTTTTCGAGCTTGATTACCCGGCCGCTCTGGCAGAACGGCTACAACGACAAATTCAAGAAGTGATCGACACTGGGCGTCAACTGCGGGATGAAACTCCTTATACGAGTGCTCAAGGGACCGCGGCATACGAATACATTTTCATGCCGGTATTCGGCGCAAGTGGAGCTGTCGAGGCAGTCGCTGGTTCTACCCGTGAAATCACTGATCGAAAGCGTGCCGAAGAAGGCCTCCGTCAAAGTGAAAGGCGTTACCGGGCCTTGGTCAACGCGACCTCGGATGTGGTCTACCGCATGAGTGCCGATTGGGTGCACATGCAACCGCTCGATGGCCGCGGCTTTCTCGCTAGCACGGCTGAGCCGACTCAGGACTGGATGCCGCAAAATGTTCCCGAGTTCGAGCAAGCACGCGCCTGGGCGGCAATCAATCAAGCCATCGACGCCAAGACTACGTTTGAGTTGGAACATCAGGTGAACCGGGCCGACGGCACGTTGGGCTGGACCTTCTCTCGCGCGGTGCCGATTCTTGATGATGCCGGCAATATCGTCGAATGGTTTGGAACCGCCAGCGACATCACCCGCCAAAGACACGCCGAAGAGGAACTCCGCGACATTCGTTCGCGCATGGAGGCCGCCCTCGATGCGGGTGCAATTGGCACCTGGAGTTGGGATGTGCAGGCTGATCGATTCTATGGCGATACCAGTCTCGCAAAGATGTTTTCGGTTGCTCAGACGGATGTCGCGGGTGGAAACCTCTCCCGCGTCATGCGGTCGATTCACCCTGACGATCGACGCGAAGTGATCGAGTTAATCCAACAAGCTCTGGCCACGAGCGAGCGTTACGAAGCCGATTATCGTATTGCTCAGCCGGATGGTTCCTGGAAGTGGGTCACCGCGCGCGGAAAAATCGAACGAGATGCAGCAGGCCAGGCCGTTCGCTTTCCCGGTGTCGTCATTGATGTGACCGATTGGAAGCGTGCCAAAGAGCAGTTGGTAAAGGTCACCGAGGAATCGGAACGCCGCCGCCGCGTGTATGAGACGATTCTCTCGAACACGCCTGACCTCGCCTATGTATTCGATTTGAATTATCGCATCGCCTACGCCAATGAAATCTTATTGCGCATGTGGGGCCGAACCTCGAAGCAATCGATCGGCGCCACTTTGCTCGAACTCGGTTATGAGCCCTGGCACGCGGAAATGCACAATCGCGAGATCGATCAGGTGCGGGCCACGCGGGCATCGATCCGTGGCGAAGTCCCTTTCAACGGTACGTTCGGGCGACGAGTTTACGATTACATCTTTGTGCCGATTTTCGGTGCGAATGGAGAAGTCGAAGCAGTCGCCGGGACGACACGCGATGTCACGGAGCGCAAGGAAGCTGAAGAAGCCCTCCGCGATGCCGACCGCAAGAAGGATGATTTCCTGGCCCTTCTGGCCCATGAATTGCGTAATCCCCTCGCGCCGATTCGGAATGGCCTGCAGGTATTGCGGCTTGCCGAACATGATCCGCAGACGGTCGCCGAAGCACGCGACATGATGGACCGGCAGCTTTCGCACATGGTTCGGCTGATTGATGATTTGCTGGATATCTCTCGCATAACGCGGAACAAAATGGAATTGCGGCGAGCGCGCGTGTCGCTCGCGGAGATTGTCGGCGTCGCAGTTGAAGCGGCCGGCTCGGCAATTCAAAGCTCCGGGCTGCAATTGACGGTGAAGTTGCCGCCGCAGGCCATTAGCCTCGATGCCGATCTCACTCGATTGGCGCAAGTTTTCTCCAATCTGTTGACAAACAGCGCCAAATACACGCCCGCCGGCGGCAAGATCTGGTTGACGGCCGAACGCGTGGCGAACGAAGTCGTGGTCTCAGTGCGCGATACCGGCATCGGCATTCCCGTGAACGCGTTGCCAACGATCTTCGATATGTTCAGCCAAGTCGACCGAAGTATGGAGCGTAGCAAGGGTGGTCTGGGGATTGGCTTGGCGCTCGTAAAAGGACTGGTGGAGATGCATGGAGGATCTGTTGCCGCCGAAAGTGTTGAGGGTAGCGGCAGCACGTTCACTGTCCGCCTGCCCATTTGCAGTCAGGCGCATGCAGAGAATTCCACCAACGGAGGAGCGGAACCAATTCGCGACATTCGCCGCCGGATTCTGGTGGTGGATGACAATCACGACGGCGCACGTTCGATGGCGAAGATGCTGCAGTTGTTGGGAAATGAAGTCGCAACCGCTCACGACGGCCAGGAAGCGGTGGAAACCGCGGACGCGTTTCGCCCCGACGTCATTCTCATGGATCTGGGGCTGCCGCGACTCAACGGCCTGGAGGCCACTCGGCAGATTCGCGAAAGAAAATGGGGACGCGAAGTAACCATCATCGCGCTGACGGGCTGGGGACAGGAAAATGACCGCGAACAATCGCGCCAAGCCGGCTGTGACGGCCATCTTGTCAAACCGGTCAGTCTTTCCGATCTGGAAAAAGTCCTGACAGACATTGTCGGCCATTAG
- the ku gene encoding non-homologous end joining protein Ku: MAKKSKTSQSAKHRHRASWKGNLSFGLVSFAVEAFNAINREQGDIHFHQLHAECHRRIQYQKVCPMHGEVSNEDIVSGYEYRKGKYVEIAAEELEAIKTRRDRALSIDTFVEPSTVDPVYFDGRMYYLMPAAASASEPYAVMVQAMTKENRYGVGSVVMFGKEQLAMVRAVEGVLHLVMLNFDEEIRAPQQMKAELQKSRPAERQVSLARALIRNWFKQEFDFTKYDDEYMKRVSRLIKSKVAGKDVVAPKDPEPEPDVINLMEALKRSVETQTGKRKKTTRKRRAKRSA, translated from the coding sequence ATGGCCAAGAAGAGCAAGACATCGCAAAGTGCAAAGCACCGCCACCGCGCCAGTTGGAAGGGGAATTTATCCTTTGGTTTGGTCTCGTTCGCCGTAGAGGCATTCAACGCCATCAACCGCGAGCAGGGGGATATTCACTTTCATCAGCTTCATGCAGAGTGTCATCGCCGCATTCAATACCAGAAAGTTTGTCCGATGCATGGAGAGGTCTCTAACGAGGACATCGTTTCTGGTTACGAATATCGCAAAGGAAAATACGTCGAGATTGCAGCCGAAGAACTGGAAGCGATTAAGACGCGTCGCGATCGCGCACTGTCGATCGACACTTTTGTGGAGCCATCGACCGTCGACCCGGTCTACTTCGATGGCCGAATGTATTACTTAATGCCGGCCGCAGCATCGGCTTCCGAACCGTATGCCGTCATGGTGCAAGCGATGACGAAAGAGAACCGCTACGGCGTTGGTAGCGTCGTGATGTTTGGCAAGGAACAATTGGCTATGGTGCGGGCAGTAGAAGGTGTGCTGCATCTGGTCATGCTGAATTTCGACGAGGAGATTCGAGCGCCGCAGCAAATGAAAGCCGAACTGCAAAAGAGCCGTCCTGCCGAGCGGCAAGTTAGTCTGGCGCGTGCATTGATTCGTAACTGGTTCAAACAGGAGTTTGATTTTACCAAGTACGACGATGAGTATATGAAGCGTGTCTCCCGATTGATCAAATCGAAGGTGGCAGGAAAAGATGTCGTTGCTCCTAAGGATCCCGAGCCGGAGCCAGACGTGATCAATCTTATGGAGGCTTTGAAGCGGAGTGTCGAGACCCAGACCGGAAAGCGAAAAAAGACGACTCGCAAACGGCGAGCGAAGCGTAGTGCATGA